Part of the Nitrosophilus alvini genome, TCCTGCTTGATGCAGATTTTCTAGGCGTTGTACAGATTGTTGTTTATACAGGTGCAGTGATGGCCCTATACGCATTCGGTATGATGTTTTTCGACTCTACGCGAGACATTAAAGAGAAAAATCCGAGCAAAAAAGTTGTATTTCTGCTTAGCGGAATGACAGCGGTTCTGCTTGTTATTATAGTTGTAGCTCCGATTATTTCACAAAAAGTCACACCTCTTTATCCTATGCTTGAAAATGTAGGAAATGCAGAAGCTATAGGTATTGTACTATTTACAAAATATCTCGTTCCGTTTGAGGTAGCTGCAGTTATGC contains:
- a CDS encoding NADH-quinone oxidoreductase subunit J, with the protein product MFEAIAFYLFAALTIVMFSITVMTKNALYAMSALAAGMIFISGFFFLLDADFLGVVQIVVYTGAVMALYAFGMMFFDSTRDIKEKNPSKKVVFLLSGMTAVLLVIIVVAPIISQKVTPLYPMLENVGNAEAIGIVLFTKYLVPFEVAAVMLLVAMIAGIILASKQMDESLTLIEDEEIEKKAVQ